The following are encoded in a window of Paenibacillaceae bacterium GAS479 genomic DNA:
- a CDS encoding ABC-2 type transport system permease protein, with product MSDFWTVTGFTFRNKTKGKAFIVTTTILVIILSLIINLPYIISLFKGDGGADVKNIGYVSVQSESVESKVTPTLVGAWLKEYYASQPKENRKLAMVAIEGSGDTAADEATLKGAIADGSIDGYLQLKPNKTTGFYDAIYNSEKMMDDSATEELRTGLQIVKSNAAGLTDEQKKLLYTPVEVSTLQINADSGEGSGRTATQQGVNMGLVYGMLFLLFMTIMATGTVIASEVTTEKSSRIMEVLITSVSPLNSMFGKIFGMFLVGLLQIAIYVGTVFINVNIPTNKEALGNMNINLSDVSSDLLIVALLFYLTGFFLYATLYAAVGSIVSRTEDLGQAVMPLTFLSLGGFYLGMFNLTNPDSMLVKVTSFIPFLSPYVMVVRTGVGNVEYWEIGVSLLIMLVSIYLLGWLSAKIYRTGVLMYGKRPTIKELRKAMKAYKF from the coding sequence ATGAGTGATTTTTGGACAGTAACCGGGTTTACATTCCGCAATAAAACGAAGGGCAAAGCCTTCATCGTAACGACGACTATTCTGGTCATTATTCTTTCCCTAATTATCAATCTGCCGTATATCATCTCGCTGTTCAAGGGAGACGGCGGGGCGGACGTCAAAAATATCGGTTATGTCTCCGTGCAGAGCGAGAGTGTAGAGAGCAAGGTTACACCAACACTGGTCGGGGCTTGGCTAAAGGAATATTATGCCTCGCAGCCTAAGGAGAACCGGAAGCTCGCGATGGTTGCAATCGAAGGCAGCGGAGATACGGCTGCCGACGAGGCAACGCTCAAAGGAGCGATTGCCGATGGAAGCATCGACGGATATTTACAGCTGAAGCCTAATAAGACGACCGGCTTCTACGATGCCATTTACAACTCCGAGAAGATGATGGATGACTCTGCTACTGAGGAGCTGCGGACCGGCTTGCAAATCGTTAAGTCCAATGCAGCGGGACTGACTGATGAGCAGAAGAAGCTGCTCTATACACCTGTCGAGGTTTCGACGCTGCAGATCAATGCAGACAGCGGCGAGGGGAGCGGGCGCACAGCTACTCAGCAGGGCGTCAACATGGGTCTTGTGTATGGGATGCTGTTCCTGCTCTTCATGACGATCATGGCGACAGGAACGGTAATTGCGAGCGAAGTGACAACGGAGAAGAGCTCCCGCATTATGGAAGTGCTCATCACGAGCGTCTCGCCGCTGAATAGCATGTTCGGTAAAATCTTCGGCATGTTCCTAGTTGGTCTCTTGCAAATTGCGATTTATGTAGGAACAGTATTCATCAACGTTAATATTCCAACGAACAAAGAAGCGCTCGGCAATATGAATATCAACCTGAGCGATGTAAGCTCTGATCTGCTGATCGTCGCGCTGCTGTTCTACCTGACAGGATTTTTCCTGTATGCAACGCTATACGCAGCAGTAGGCTCCATCGTCAGCCGCACGGAAGATCTCGGCCAAGCGGTTATGCCGCTCACCTTCCTTTCGCTCGGCGGTTTCTACCTCGGTATGTTCAACCTGACGAATCCAGATAGCATGCTTGTCAAAGTTACCTCGTTCATTCCGTTCTTGTCCCCCTATGTAATGGTTGTTCGTACCGGTGTCGGCAATGTGGAATATTGGGAGATCGGCGTTTCGCTGCTCATCATGCTCGTCAGTATCTATTTGCTTGGCTGGCTGTCGGCTAAAATATACCGGACCGGCGTACTGATGTATGGCAAACGCCCGACGATCAAAGAACTTCGCAAAGCGATGAAGGCTTATAAATTTTAA